In a genomic window of Anas acuta chromosome 9, bAnaAcu1.1, whole genome shotgun sequence:
- the EIF4G1 gene encoding eukaryotic translation initiation factor 4 gamma 1 isoform X6, giving the protein MSWGGWSQAAPQHFYQNRAQPPASASRVQSNTTARPGPPAHVYPAASQVMMIPSQISYTPSQGAYYIPGQGRSTYVVPTQQYPVQPGAPSFYPGASPTEFGTYAGAYYPAQGVQQFPAGVPTAQVIVSQQPPIPPKRERKTIRIRDPNQGGKDITEEIMSGARTSSTPTPPQAGSGLEPQANGETPHVAVIIRPDDRPKPALVVSKPVSLEPSKSASPSPPPPLIPEAEPVVLSDVTLVPMEPPGDADTKVEQGEAPPDPHQTFSAITTVPGAGELPLGPQPDTDTAAAAQEEEEEGVVEVEEEEEEEEEEEEAAVPLPEPTPQAPVPPEVPPAPVSPPLPAVPPVPAAPSPPPVVPQAPEAPAKPASPSPPPPREEPCPEPGAPEPSAEANGVLEELPEPLPEAPVCQPVPGAGAVPVPEPVPVPAPASPVAQPEELPLPNGVEGASKAEPGEEQPESDVSPISEPEEPAQPGTPTSPVAEEEEEESEGPAEAQERSSSPAPAPSQSLEATVQVAVSVPKKKRRMKELNKKEAVGDLLDAFKESQISDSASEAENKPPPAAPARETEDTAPTRPQEESEETWEEKEDKLAPEKGKAGEQKYRYKEEQWKPLNPEEKKRYDREFLLGFQFIFASMQKPEGLPQITDVVLDKPCVPSQANKTPLRALDPIRLSGMNCSPDFTPSFANLGRPVMGNRGLPSGLGPRRSQQSQRKEPRKIIATVSLNEDVKLNKAEKAWKPSSKRASEEEDPENIKTQELLRRVRSILNKLTPQMFQQLMKQVMELSIDTEERLKGVIDLVFEKAISEPNFSVAYANMCRCLMGLKVPTTDKPTVTVNFRKLLLNRCQKEFEKDKDDDEIFEKRQKEMDDASAPEEKARMKDELEEARDKARRRSLGNIKFIGELFKLKMLTEAIMHDCVVKLLKNHDEESLECLCRLLTTIGKDLDFEKAKPRMDQYFNQMEKIIKEKKTSSRIRFMLQDVIDLRQHSWVPRRGDQGPKTIDQIHKEAEMEEHREHIKVQQLMSKDKRRGPPGPSSSSGRSSLVADDGWNTVPISKGNRPIDTSRLTKITKPGSIDSNNQLFAPGGRLSWGKGSSGGSGAKPADSASDSGRPATSTLNRFSALQQSTPADSLESRRVVQRSSSSRDRSEKAGDRGDRESRSEKSGDRLERPERGERGERNRSAVTKRSFSKETEDRSREREKQGGPEAVRKAASMTEERDRSREPVKQEPAAPAASPKPTLSEEELEKKSKAIIEEYLHINDMKEALQCVQELGSPSLLYVFVRNGIESTLERSTISREHMGVLLCHLVKAGTLSKEQYYKGLREILEIAEDMEIDIPHIWLYLAELITPILQEEGIPMEELFREITKPLVPIGKATTLLVEVLGLLCKGMSQKTAGKLWRDGGLSWKEFLPEDQDVNKFVTEQKLEYTMGGDSSDTPSCKELTSEELCKQMDKLLKENPNNQRIYDWIEANLSEEQVSSNMFIRALMTSVCHSAIVFENPYRVDATVIRNRAKLLQKYMRDEQKELQALYALQALVVKLEQPPNLLRMFFDALYDEDVIKEEAFYKWESSKDLSEQQGKGVALKSVTAFFTWLREAEDESDNN; this is encoded by the exons ATGAGCTGGGGCGGATGGAGCCAGGCGGCCCCCCAG catTTCTACCAGAACAGGGCCCAGCCTCCCGCCAGCGCGTCCCGCGTGCAGAGCAACACgacggcccggcccggcccccccgcaCATGTCTATCCAGCCGCGTCCCAGGTGATGATGATCCCCTCCCAGATCTCCTACACGCCTTCCCAAGGAGCCTACTACATCCCCGGACAG GGTCGCTCCACCTACGTCGTCCCGACCCAGCAGTACCCGGTGCAGCCCGGCGCCCCTAGTTTTTACCCTGGAGCCAGCCCCACAGAATTTGGGACTTACG CAGGGGCTTACTACCCGGCACAGGGGGTGCAGCAATTCCCGGCGGGGGTCCCCACTGCCCAGGTCATCGTGAGCCAGCAGCCGCCGATCCCCCCAAAACGAGAACGCAAAACG ATCCGGATACGAGACCCCAACCAAGGCGGCAAAGACATCACTGAAGAAATCATGTCCGGAGCGAGGACCTCATCtacccccacccctccccag GCTGGAAGCGGTTTGGAGCCCCAGGCCAACGGAGAGACCCCTCATGTAGCAGTTATTATCCGGCCAG ATGACCGCCCAAAGCCCGCGCTGGTGGTGAGCAAGCCCGTCTCCCTGGAGCCCAGCAAGTCGGCGTCGCCGtcgcctccccctcccctcatCCCCGAGGCGGAGCCCGTGGTGCTCTCGGACGTGACGCTGGTGCCGATGGAGCCCCCCGGGGATGCGGACACTAAAGTGGAGCAGGGCGAGGCGCCGCCCGACCCGCACCAGACGTTTAGCGCCATCACTACAGTGCCAGGGGCCGGGGAGCTGCCCCTCGGGCCCCAGCCCGACACGGACACGGCGGCCGCGgcgcaggaggaggaggaggaaggggtggtggaggtggaggaggaggaggaggaagaggaggaggaggaagaagccGCCGTTCCCCTCCCGGAGCCCACCCCGCAGGCGCCTGTGCCACCCGAGGTGCCACCGGCACCCGTGTCCCCCCCGCTGCCAGCCGTGCCCCCGGTGCCGGCCGCGCCGTCGCCGCCGCCCGTCGTCCCGCAGGCCCCCGAAGCGCCCGCCAAGCccgcctcccccagccccccgccgccccgggaAGAGCCCTGCCCCGAGCCCGGCGCCCCGGAGCCCTCCGCCGAGGCTAACGGGGTTTTAGAGGAGTTACCCGAACCCCTCCCCGAGGCGCCCGTGTGCCAGCCGGTGCCCGGAGCCGGAGCCGTGCCCGTGCCGGAGCCCGTCCCGGTGCCCGCCCCAGCTTCCCCCGTCGCCCAGCCCGaggagctgcccctgcccaACGGGGTGGAGGGCGCCAGCAAAGCGGAGCCGGGCGAGGAGCAGCCCGAATCGGACGTCAGCCCCATCTCGGAGCCCGAGGAGCCGGCCCAGCCCGGCACCCCCACCTCCCCcgtggcggaggaggaggaggaggagagcgaAGGCCCCGCCGAAGCCCAGGAGCGGAGCTCGAGCCCGGCCCCTGCCCCTTCGCAGAGCTTGGAGGCGACCGTGCAAG TCGCCGTGTCGGTGCCAAAGAAGAAGCGAAGGATGAAGGAGCTGAACAAGAAGGAGGCGGTGGGCGACCTGCTGGATGCCTTCAAGGAG TCGCAGATCAGTGACAGTGCCTCGGAGGCAGAAAACAAgcctccccccgccgcccctgCCCGGGAAACGGAGGACACGGCCCCCACCCGGCCCCAGGAGGAGTCGGAGGAGAcgtgggaagagaaggaggacaAGCTGGCCCCGGAGAAGGGCAAGGCAGGGGAGCAGAAGTACCGCTACAAGGAAG AGCAATGGAAACCCTTGAACCCCGAGGAGAAGAAGCGATACGACCGCGAGTTCCTGCTGGGCTTCCAGTTCATCTTCGCCAGCATGCAGAAACCCGAGGGGCTGCCCCAGATCACCGACGTGGTGCTGGACAAG CCCTGTGTACCTTCGCAGGCCAACAAGACCCCGCTGCGGGCGCTCGACCCCATCCGCCTGAGCGGCATGAACTGCAGCCCCGACTTCACCCCCTCCTTCGCCAACCTCGGCCGGCCCGTCATGGGCAACCGGGGCCTG CCCTCAGGCTTGGGGCCGCGCCGCTCCCAGCAGAGCCAGAGGAAGGAGCCTCGGAAAATCATCGCCACCGTGTCCCTCAACGAGGACGTCAAGCTGAACAAGGCCGAGAAGGCTTGGAAACCCAGCAGCAAGCGCGCCTCCGAGGAGGAGGATCCCGAGAACATCAAGACACAG GAACTGCTCCGCCGCGTCCGCAGCATCCTCAACAAGCTGACGCCCCAGATGTTCCAGCAGCTGATGAAGCAGGTGATGGAGCTGTCCATCGACACCGAGGAGCGGCTCAAGGGCGTCATCGACCTGGTCTTCGAGAAGGCCATCTCGGAGCCAAACTTCTCTGTTGCCTATGCTAACATGTGCCGTTGCCTTATGGGG CTCAAAGTGCCCACGACAGACAAGCCCACGGTGACTGTGAATTTCCGCAAGCTGCTGCTCAACCGCTGCCAGAAGGAGTTCGAGAAGGACAAGGACGACGACGAGATCTTCGAGAAGCGGCAGAAGGAGATGGACGACGCCAGCGCC CCCGAGGAGAAGGCCCGCATGAAGGACGAGCTGGAGGAGGCGCGGGACAAGGCCCGGCGGCGGTCCCTGGGCAACATCAAGTTCATCGGCGAGCTCTTCAAGCTGAAGATGCTGACGGAGGCCATCATGCACGACTGCGTGGTGAAGCTGCTGAAAAACCACGACGAGGAGTCTCTCGAGTGCCTTTGCCGCCTGCTTACCACCATCGGCAAGGACTTGGACTTTGAGAAGGCCAAG cccaggatggACCAGTACTTCAACCAGATGGAGAAGATcatcaaagagaagaaaacatcatCCCGAATCCGTTTTATGCTCCAGGATGTGATCGACCTCAGGCAG cacagctgggtgcCGCGGCGAGGAGACCAGGGCCCCAAAACCATCGACCAGATCCACAAGGAGGCGGAGATGGAGGAGCATCGGGAACACATCAAAGTGCAGCAGCTGATGTCAAAGGACAAGAGGAGGGGACCGCCCGGGCCGTCCTCCAGCA GTGGCCGCAGCAGCCTGGTCGCGGATGACGGCTGGAACACGGTGCCCATCAGCAAGGGCAACCGGCCCATCGACACCAGCCGGCTAACCAAGATCACCAAG CCCGGATCGATCGACTCCAACAACCAGCTCTTTGCGCCGGGCGGGAGGCTGAGCTGGGGCAAAGGCAGCAGCGGGGGGTCGGGTGCCAAGCCGGCCGACTCAG CATCTGATTCAGGGCGACCGGCCACCAGTACCTTGAACCGCTTCTCAGCGCTCCAGCAGTCCACCCCTGCCGACAGCCTGGAGTCCCGGCGCGTGGTGCAGAG gagcagctccagccgCGACAGGTCAGAAAAGGCCGGGGACAGAGGGGACCGGGAGTCGCGTTCGGAGAAGAGCGGCGACCGCTTGGAGCGCCCCgagcggggggagcggggcgagAGGAACAGGTCTGCCGTCACCAAGAGGAGCTTCAGCAAGGAGACGGAGGACAGGAGCAGGGAACGGGAGAAGCAGGGCGGCCCCGAGGCCGTGCGCAAGGCTGCTAGCATGACGGAGGAACGGGACCGGAGCCGAGAGCCCG TAAAACAAGAGCCAGCAGCTCCCGCAGCATCGCCCAAGCCCACGCTGTCAgaagaggagctggagaagaaaTCCAAGGCGATCATAGAGGAATATCTGCACATCAATGACATGAAG GAGGCCCTGCAGTGcgtgcaggagctgggcagtCCCTCCTTGCTCTACGTTTTCGTGCGGAACGGCATCGAGTCCACGCTGGAGAGGAGCACGATCTCCCGCGAGCACATGGGCGTGCTGCTGTGCCACCTGGTGAAGGCGGGCACGCTCTCCAAGGAGCAGTACTACAAAGG GCTGCGGGAGATCCTGGAGATCGCCGAGGACATGGAGATCGACATCCCGCACATCTGGCTGTACCTGGCCGAGCTCATCACGCCCAtcctgcaggaggaaggcaTCCCCATGGAGGAGCTGTTCAG GGAGATAACGAAACCCCTGGTGCCCATCGGGAAGGCCACCACGCTGCTGGTCGAGGTGCTGGGCTTGTTGTGCAAGGGCATG AGCCAGAAGACCGCAGGCAAGCTGTGGCGGGATGGGGGCCTGAGCTGGAAGGAATTCCTGCCCGAGGACCAGGACGTCAACAAATTTGTCACAGAGCAG aAATTGGAGTACACGATGGGGGGGGACAGCTCGGACACGCCGAGCTGCAAGGAGCTGACCTCAGAGGAGCTGTGCAAGCAAATGGACAAACTGCTGAAGGAGAACCCGAACAACCAAAGAATATACGACTGGATCGAG GCCAACCTGAGCGAGGAGCAGGTCTCATCCAACATGTTTATCAGGGCCCTGATGACGTCCGTGTGCCATTCAGCCATTGTCT TTGAGAACCCGTACCGCGTCGACGCCACGGTCATCCGCAACCGGGccaagctgctgcagaaatacaTGCGGGACGAGCAGAAGGAGCTCCAGGCCCTCTACGCCCTGCAGGCCTTGGTGGTGAAGCTGGAGCAGCCTCCCA ACCTGCTGCGGATGTTCTTCGATGCCCTCTACGACGAGGACGTGATCAAGGAGGAGGCCTTCTACAAGTGGGAGTCCAGCAAGGACCTGTCggagcagcagggcaagggGGTGGCCCTCAAGTCGGTGACGGCCTTCTTCACCTGGCTGCGGGAAGCCGAGGACGAGTCAGACAACAACTGA
- the EIF4G1 gene encoding eukaryotic translation initiation factor 4 gamma 1 isoform X5, with the protein MNKAPQPTGGAPTAPHPAPSPGLPQSTFPPAQTAPVVFNPAPTSQMNTPSQPRQHFYQNRAQPPASASRVQSNTTARPGPPAHVYPAASQVMMIPSQISYTPSQGAYYIPGQGRSTYVVPTQQYPVQPGAPSFYPGASPTEFGTYAGAYYPAQGVQQFPAGVPTAQVIVSQQPPIPPKRERKTIRIRDPNQGGKDITEEIMSGARTSSTPTPPQAGSGLEPQANGETPHVAVIIRPDDRPKPALVVSKPVSLEPSKSASPSPPPPLIPEAEPVVLSDVTLVPMEPPGDADTKVEQGEAPPDPHQTFSAITTVPGAGELPLGPQPDTDTAAAAQEEEEEGVVEVEEEEEEEEEEEEAAVPLPEPTPQAPVPPEVPPAPVSPPLPAVPPVPAAPSPPPVVPQAPEAPAKPASPSPPPPREEPCPEPGAPEPSAEANGVLEELPEPLPEAPVCQPVPGAGAVPVPEPVPVPAPASPVAQPEELPLPNGVEGASKAEPGEEQPESDVSPISEPEEPAQPGTPTSPVAEEEEEESEGPAEAQERSSSPAPAPSQSLEATVQVAVSVPKKKRRMKELNKKEAVGDLLDAFKESQISDSASEAENKPPPAAPARETEDTAPTRPQEESEETWEEKEDKLAPEKGKAGEQKYRYKEEQWKPLNPEEKKRYDREFLLGFQFIFASMQKPEGLPQITDVVLDKPCVPSQANKTPLRALDPIRLSGMNCSPDFTPSFANLGRPVMGNRGLPSGLGPRRSQQSQRKEPRKIIATVSLNEDVKLNKAEKAWKPSSKRASEEEDPENIKTQELLRRVRSILNKLTPQMFQQLMKQVMELSIDTEERLKGVIDLVFEKAISEPNFSVAYANMCRCLMGLKVPTTDKPTVTVNFRKLLLNRCQKEFEKDKDDDEIFEKRQKEMDDASAPEEKARMKDELEEARDKARRRSLGNIKFIGELFKLKMLTEAIMHDCVVKLLKNHDEESLECLCRLLTTIGKDLDFEKAKPRMDQYFNQMEKIIKEKKTSSRIRFMLQDVIDLRQHSWVPRRGDQGPKTIDQIHKEAEMEEHREHIKVQQLMSKDKRRGPPGPSSSSGRSSLVADDGWNTVPISKGNRPIDTSRLTKITKPGSIDSNNQLFAPGGRLSWGKGSSGGSGAKPADSASDSGRPATSTLNRFSALQQSTPADSLESRRVVQRSSSSRDRSEKAGDRGDRESRSEKSGDRLERPERGERGERNRSAVTKRSFSKETEDRSREREKQGGPEAVRKAASMTEERDRSREPVKQEPAAPAASPKPTLSEEELEKKSKAIIEEYLHINDMKEALQCVQELGSPSLLYVFVRNGIESTLERSTISREHMGVLLCHLVKAGTLSKEQYYKGLREILEIAEDMEIDIPHIWLYLAELITPILQEEGIPMEELFREITKPLVPIGKATTLLVEVLGLLCKGMSQKTAGKLWRDGGLSWKEFLPEDQDVNKFVTEQKLEYTMGGDSSDTPSCKELTSEELCKQMDKLLKENPNNQRIYDWIEANLSEEQVSSNMFIRALMTSVCHSAIVFENPYRVDATVIRNRAKLLQKYMRDEQKELQALYALQALVVKLEQPPNLLRMFFDALYDEDVIKEEAFYKWESSKDLSEQQGKGVALKSVTAFFTWLREAEDESDNN; encoded by the exons CAAAGCTCCACAGCCCACAGGAGGAGCCCCGACAGCCCCGCACCCTGCCCCTTCTCCCGGACTTCCACAG TCGACGTTCCCACCCGCTCAGACGGCACCTGTGGTTTTTAACCCGGCACCGACCTCACAAATGAATACGCCTTCCCAGCCGCGACAG catTTCTACCAGAACAGGGCCCAGCCTCCCGCCAGCGCGTCCCGCGTGCAGAGCAACACgacggcccggcccggcccccccgcaCATGTCTATCCAGCCGCGTCCCAGGTGATGATGATCCCCTCCCAGATCTCCTACACGCCTTCCCAAGGAGCCTACTACATCCCCGGACAG GGTCGCTCCACCTACGTCGTCCCGACCCAGCAGTACCCGGTGCAGCCCGGCGCCCCTAGTTTTTACCCTGGAGCCAGCCCCACAGAATTTGGGACTTACG CAGGGGCTTACTACCCGGCACAGGGGGTGCAGCAATTCCCGGCGGGGGTCCCCACTGCCCAGGTCATCGTGAGCCAGCAGCCGCCGATCCCCCCAAAACGAGAACGCAAAACG ATCCGGATACGAGACCCCAACCAAGGCGGCAAAGACATCACTGAAGAAATCATGTCCGGAGCGAGGACCTCATCtacccccacccctccccag GCTGGAAGCGGTTTGGAGCCCCAGGCCAACGGAGAGACCCCTCATGTAGCAGTTATTATCCGGCCAG ATGACCGCCCAAAGCCCGCGCTGGTGGTGAGCAAGCCCGTCTCCCTGGAGCCCAGCAAGTCGGCGTCGCCGtcgcctccccctcccctcatCCCCGAGGCGGAGCCCGTGGTGCTCTCGGACGTGACGCTGGTGCCGATGGAGCCCCCCGGGGATGCGGACACTAAAGTGGAGCAGGGCGAGGCGCCGCCCGACCCGCACCAGACGTTTAGCGCCATCACTACAGTGCCAGGGGCCGGGGAGCTGCCCCTCGGGCCCCAGCCCGACACGGACACGGCGGCCGCGgcgcaggaggaggaggaggaaggggtggtggaggtggaggaggaggaggaggaagaggaggaggaggaagaagccGCCGTTCCCCTCCCGGAGCCCACCCCGCAGGCGCCTGTGCCACCCGAGGTGCCACCGGCACCCGTGTCCCCCCCGCTGCCAGCCGTGCCCCCGGTGCCGGCCGCGCCGTCGCCGCCGCCCGTCGTCCCGCAGGCCCCCGAAGCGCCCGCCAAGCccgcctcccccagccccccgccgccccgggaAGAGCCCTGCCCCGAGCCCGGCGCCCCGGAGCCCTCCGCCGAGGCTAACGGGGTTTTAGAGGAGTTACCCGAACCCCTCCCCGAGGCGCCCGTGTGCCAGCCGGTGCCCGGAGCCGGAGCCGTGCCCGTGCCGGAGCCCGTCCCGGTGCCCGCCCCAGCTTCCCCCGTCGCCCAGCCCGaggagctgcccctgcccaACGGGGTGGAGGGCGCCAGCAAAGCGGAGCCGGGCGAGGAGCAGCCCGAATCGGACGTCAGCCCCATCTCGGAGCCCGAGGAGCCGGCCCAGCCCGGCACCCCCACCTCCCCcgtggcggaggaggaggaggaggagagcgaAGGCCCCGCCGAAGCCCAGGAGCGGAGCTCGAGCCCGGCCCCTGCCCCTTCGCAGAGCTTGGAGGCGACCGTGCAAG TCGCCGTGTCGGTGCCAAAGAAGAAGCGAAGGATGAAGGAGCTGAACAAGAAGGAGGCGGTGGGCGACCTGCTGGATGCCTTCAAGGAG TCGCAGATCAGTGACAGTGCCTCGGAGGCAGAAAACAAgcctccccccgccgcccctgCCCGGGAAACGGAGGACACGGCCCCCACCCGGCCCCAGGAGGAGTCGGAGGAGAcgtgggaagagaaggaggacaAGCTGGCCCCGGAGAAGGGCAAGGCAGGGGAGCAGAAGTACCGCTACAAGGAAG AGCAATGGAAACCCTTGAACCCCGAGGAGAAGAAGCGATACGACCGCGAGTTCCTGCTGGGCTTCCAGTTCATCTTCGCCAGCATGCAGAAACCCGAGGGGCTGCCCCAGATCACCGACGTGGTGCTGGACAAG CCCTGTGTACCTTCGCAGGCCAACAAGACCCCGCTGCGGGCGCTCGACCCCATCCGCCTGAGCGGCATGAACTGCAGCCCCGACTTCACCCCCTCCTTCGCCAACCTCGGCCGGCCCGTCATGGGCAACCGGGGCCTG CCCTCAGGCTTGGGGCCGCGCCGCTCCCAGCAGAGCCAGAGGAAGGAGCCTCGGAAAATCATCGCCACCGTGTCCCTCAACGAGGACGTCAAGCTGAACAAGGCCGAGAAGGCTTGGAAACCCAGCAGCAAGCGCGCCTCCGAGGAGGAGGATCCCGAGAACATCAAGACACAG GAACTGCTCCGCCGCGTCCGCAGCATCCTCAACAAGCTGACGCCCCAGATGTTCCAGCAGCTGATGAAGCAGGTGATGGAGCTGTCCATCGACACCGAGGAGCGGCTCAAGGGCGTCATCGACCTGGTCTTCGAGAAGGCCATCTCGGAGCCAAACTTCTCTGTTGCCTATGCTAACATGTGCCGTTGCCTTATGGGG CTCAAAGTGCCCACGACAGACAAGCCCACGGTGACTGTGAATTTCCGCAAGCTGCTGCTCAACCGCTGCCAGAAGGAGTTCGAGAAGGACAAGGACGACGACGAGATCTTCGAGAAGCGGCAGAAGGAGATGGACGACGCCAGCGCC CCCGAGGAGAAGGCCCGCATGAAGGACGAGCTGGAGGAGGCGCGGGACAAGGCCCGGCGGCGGTCCCTGGGCAACATCAAGTTCATCGGCGAGCTCTTCAAGCTGAAGATGCTGACGGAGGCCATCATGCACGACTGCGTGGTGAAGCTGCTGAAAAACCACGACGAGGAGTCTCTCGAGTGCCTTTGCCGCCTGCTTACCACCATCGGCAAGGACTTGGACTTTGAGAAGGCCAAG cccaggatggACCAGTACTTCAACCAGATGGAGAAGATcatcaaagagaagaaaacatcatCCCGAATCCGTTTTATGCTCCAGGATGTGATCGACCTCAGGCAG cacagctgggtgcCGCGGCGAGGAGACCAGGGCCCCAAAACCATCGACCAGATCCACAAGGAGGCGGAGATGGAGGAGCATCGGGAACACATCAAAGTGCAGCAGCTGATGTCAAAGGACAAGAGGAGGGGACCGCCCGGGCCGTCCTCCAGCA GTGGCCGCAGCAGCCTGGTCGCGGATGACGGCTGGAACACGGTGCCCATCAGCAAGGGCAACCGGCCCATCGACACCAGCCGGCTAACCAAGATCACCAAG CCCGGATCGATCGACTCCAACAACCAGCTCTTTGCGCCGGGCGGGAGGCTGAGCTGGGGCAAAGGCAGCAGCGGGGGGTCGGGTGCCAAGCCGGCCGACTCAG CATCTGATTCAGGGCGACCGGCCACCAGTACCTTGAACCGCTTCTCAGCGCTCCAGCAGTCCACCCCTGCCGACAGCCTGGAGTCCCGGCGCGTGGTGCAGAG gagcagctccagccgCGACAGGTCAGAAAAGGCCGGGGACAGAGGGGACCGGGAGTCGCGTTCGGAGAAGAGCGGCGACCGCTTGGAGCGCCCCgagcggggggagcggggcgagAGGAACAGGTCTGCCGTCACCAAGAGGAGCTTCAGCAAGGAGACGGAGGACAGGAGCAGGGAACGGGAGAAGCAGGGCGGCCCCGAGGCCGTGCGCAAGGCTGCTAGCATGACGGAGGAACGGGACCGGAGCCGAGAGCCCG TAAAACAAGAGCCAGCAGCTCCCGCAGCATCGCCCAAGCCCACGCTGTCAgaagaggagctggagaagaaaTCCAAGGCGATCATAGAGGAATATCTGCACATCAATGACATGAAG GAGGCCCTGCAGTGcgtgcaggagctgggcagtCCCTCCTTGCTCTACGTTTTCGTGCGGAACGGCATCGAGTCCACGCTGGAGAGGAGCACGATCTCCCGCGAGCACATGGGCGTGCTGCTGTGCCACCTGGTGAAGGCGGGCACGCTCTCCAAGGAGCAGTACTACAAAGG GCTGCGGGAGATCCTGGAGATCGCCGAGGACATGGAGATCGACATCCCGCACATCTGGCTGTACCTGGCCGAGCTCATCACGCCCAtcctgcaggaggaaggcaTCCCCATGGAGGAGCTGTTCAG GGAGATAACGAAACCCCTGGTGCCCATCGGGAAGGCCACCACGCTGCTGGTCGAGGTGCTGGGCTTGTTGTGCAAGGGCATG AGCCAGAAGACCGCAGGCAAGCTGTGGCGGGATGGGGGCCTGAGCTGGAAGGAATTCCTGCCCGAGGACCAGGACGTCAACAAATTTGTCACAGAGCAG aAATTGGAGTACACGATGGGGGGGGACAGCTCGGACACGCCGAGCTGCAAGGAGCTGACCTCAGAGGAGCTGTGCAAGCAAATGGACAAACTGCTGAAGGAGAACCCGAACAACCAAAGAATATACGACTGGATCGAG GCCAACCTGAGCGAGGAGCAGGTCTCATCCAACATGTTTATCAGGGCCCTGATGACGTCCGTGTGCCATTCAGCCATTGTCT TTGAGAACCCGTACCGCGTCGACGCCACGGTCATCCGCAACCGGGccaagctgctgcagaaatacaTGCGGGACGAGCAGAAGGAGCTCCAGGCCCTCTACGCCCTGCAGGCCTTGGTGGTGAAGCTGGAGCAGCCTCCCA ACCTGCTGCGGATGTTCTTCGATGCCCTCTACGACGAGGACGTGATCAAGGAGGAGGCCTTCTACAAGTGGGAGTCCAGCAAGGACCTGTCggagcagcagggcaagggGGTGGCCCTCAAGTCGGTGACGGCCTTCTTCACCTGGCTGCGGGAAGCCGAGGACGAGTCAGACAACAACTGA